A stretch of the Microtus pennsylvanicus isolate mMicPen1 chromosome 16, mMicPen1.hap1, whole genome shotgun sequence genome encodes the following:
- the LOC142836306 gene encoding arylacetamide deacetylase-like — translation MGRTILLLISVVLVAYYVYTPLPDDIEEPWKLTLEITTENIYTNLASIAEILGIGHFMSTIQLFLSLQEVPATSDENVTVIDTAFSTVPVRVYMPKRKSETLRRGLFYIHGGGWCLGSAALSMYDLLARQTADRLDAIVVSADYGLAPKYHFPHQFEDVYSALRWFLQEDILERYGVDPRRVGVAGDSAGGNLAAAVTQQLIQDPDVKTKLKVQALIYPALQILDINLPSYQEGIHFPILTTSLLARFWSEYFTTDRTLEKAMLLNQHVPRESSHLLQFVNWSSLLPERYKKGRVYKSQTPGSSELSKKYPGFLDVKACPLLANDNTLSHLPLTYIITCQYDVLRDDGLMYVTRLQNVGVQVTHHHIEDGFHAAFTLHGFKIAHRIQNQYLSWLMKNL, via the exons ATGGGGAGAACCATTTTGCTTCTCATCTCTGTGGTCCTTGTAGCTTATTATGTTTATACCCCTCTTCCAGATGATATTGAAGAGCCTTGGAAACTGACActcgaaataacaacagaaaacataTACACGAATTTG GCTTCTATTGCTGAAATTCTGGGAATCGGTCATTTCATGAGTACAATACAATTGTTTTTGAGTCTTCAAGAAGTCCCGGCCACGTCTGATGAAAATGTCACTGTAATAGACACAGCTTTCAGCACTGTTCCCGTTCGCGTATACATGCCCAAAAGGAAGTCAGAGACCCTCAGGAGGGGCCTGTTTTATATTCACGGTGGGGGCTGGTGTTTGGGGAGTGCAG CTCTTTCTATGTATGACCTTCTGGCAAGACAGACAGCTGATAGACTCGATGCTATTGTCGTGTCAGCTGA CTATGGCTTGGCCCCCAAATATCATTTCCCACATCAGTTTGAAGATGTATACAGTGCCTTACGATGGTTCTTACAGGAGGACATTCTTGAAAGATATGGCGTAGATCCTCGAAGAGTTGGTGTAGCTGGGGACAGTGCTGGTGGGAACTTAGCTGCAGCTGTGACCCAACAG cTCATACAGGATCCAGATGTCAAGACAAAACTCAAGGTTCAGGCCTTAATATATCCTGCCCTTCAGATTCTTGATATAAACTTACCATCATATCAAGAAGGtatacattttccaattttaacTACCTCCTTGTTGGCCAGGTTTTGGAGTGAATACTTTACTACAGATCGAACCCTGGAGAAAGCCATGCTTCTCAACCAACATGTACCTCGGGAATCCAGCCATCTGTTGCAATTTGTGAACTGGAGTTCCTTACTCCCTGAGAGGTATAAGAAAGGTCGCGTCTACAAGAGTCAAACTCCTGGTAGTTCTGAACTGTCTAAAAAGTACCCAGGGTTCCTAGATGTGAAGGCATGCCCTCTGTTGGCCAACGACAACACTTTGAGCCACTTACCTCTGACCTATATCATCACTTGTCAGTATGATGTCCTAAGAGATGATGGACTCATGTATGTGACACGGCTTCAGAATGTTGGAGTTCAGGTGACACATCACCACATTGAGGATGGATTCCATGCAGCATTTACCCTTCATGGTTTTAAAATTGCACATAGGATACAAAATCAGTACTTGAGTTGGCTTATGAAAAATCTATAG